A stretch of the Papaver somniferum cultivar HN1 chromosome 6, ASM357369v1, whole genome shotgun sequence genome encodes the following:
- the LOC113291883 gene encoding F-box protein At5g49610-like, with product MSSIPQEIYFDILLKLPVKSLLACKCVCKAWFALISNPGFVSMQLNQRNDNPNLMFKGATKSTSIHGILYYRGINFFMIMQWTWIYPFKSVSSDIKLVCSWDGLVCLWFVDREYKKLPKSNIPYVTMVAFGYDYKTNDYKILAGYESFFEVCSLGSNSWKRIENVPYRFYGNQSGMLVNGDLHWLASKDQTLPKL from the coding sequence ATGTCAAGCATTCCACAAGAGATTTACTTTGATATCCTCTTAAAGTTACCAGTGAAATCTCTATTAGCTTGTAAGTGTGTTTGCAAGGCATGGTTTGCTCTAATTTCTAACCCTGGTTTCGTTAGCATGCAACTCAATCAAAGAAACGATAACCCTAATCTCATGTTTAAAGGCGCTACGAAGTCTACGAGTATTCATGGAATTCTTTATTATCGAGGGATAAATTTCTTCATGATTATGCAGTGGACTTGGATTTACCCATTCAAATCAGTTTCTTCGGATATTAAACTTGTGTGTAGTTGGGACGGCCTGGTTTGCTTATGGTTCGTAGACAGGGAGTACAAGAAATTGCCAAAATCGAATATACCTTATGTTACTATGGTTGCATTCGGTTATGATTATAAGACTAACGATTACAAGATACTAGCTGGTTATGAAAGTTTTTTCGAAGTCTGTTCGTTAGGATCAAATTCATggaaaagaattgaaaatgtaCCTTACAGGTTTTATGGTAACCAATCCGGGATGCTTGTTAATGGAGATCTTCATTGGTTAGCGTCGAAAGACCAGACTCTTCCAAAGTTATAG
- the LOC113290220 gene encoding probable 3-hydroxyisobutyrate dehydrogenase, mitochondrial yields MAISRALKVGFTNLKSKFLLPPPSSSSYLYRFFSDSNVPIEKEKVGFIGLGNMGFHMVNNLISSGLYHVSVHDKNLDAMKKFSERGIATKGTPFEVAQTSDIVITMLPSSSNVMEVYTGPNGLLQGGEDPVRPWLFIDSSTIDPQTSRRLSATVSNCALKEKKGFRNTSVMLDAPVSGGVLGAEARSLTFMVGGSEDAYLSASPLFLSMGKNTIYCGGAGNGSAAKICNNLAMAVSMLGVSEALALGQSLGITASTLTKIFNSSSARCWSSDSYNPVPGVMEGVPSSKNYDGGFSSNLMAKDLKLASASAEDIGLKCPLTSQAKEIYVKLCEEGHGSKDFSCVFRHYFSGSDEC; encoded by the exons ATGGCGATTTCTAGAGCTTTAAAAGTAGGATTTACCAATTTAAAATCCAAATTCCTacttccaccaccatcatcatcatcatatttaTACAGGTTCTTTTCAGATTCCAATGTCCCAATTGAG AAAGAGAAGGTTGGATTTATAGGACTTGGAAATATGGGATTTCATATGGTCAATAATCTCATTTCCTCTGGATTATATCATGTCTCTGTCCATGACAA aaatttGGATGCAATGAAGAAGTTTTCAGAGAGAGGGATAGCTACTAAAGGAACCCCTTTTGAAGTTGCACAAACAAGTGATATTGTTATTACCATGCTGCCTTCATCCTCCAAT GTTATGGAGGTTTACACTGGACCAAATGGTTTGCTTCAAGGTGGGGAGGATCCCGTAAGACCTTGGTTATTCATAGATTCATCTACAATTGATCCTCAGACGTCAAGAAGGCTTTCTGCAACCGTATCTAACTGTGCCCTAAAAGAGAAGAAAG GTTTCAGGAACACCTCTGTCATGTTAGATGCTCCAGTTTCTGGAGGTGTTCTTGGTGCAGAGGCTAGGAGCCTTACTTTCATG GTTGGCGGGTCAGAGGATGCTTATTTGTCAGCAAGCCCTTTATTTTTATCCATGGGAAAGAACACAATTTATTGTGGTGGGGCTGGAaatggctct GCTGCAAAGATATGTAATAACTTGGCAATGGCTGTCAGTATGCTCGGAGTGTCAGAAGCCTTGGCTCTTGGTCAATCACTAGGAATTACTGCAAGTACGTTAACCAAGATATTTAATTCTTCCAGTGCTCGTTGTTGGAGTAG TGACAGTTACAACCCAGTGCCTGGAGTAATGGAAGGAGTGCCCTCTTCAAAGAATtatgatggtggattttcgtccAACCTTATG GCCAAAGACTTGAAACTTGCCTCAGCATCAGCGGAAGATATTGGTCTCAAATGCCCATTGACATCTCAAGCAAAAGAGAT ATACGTCAAGTTGTGCGAGGAAGGTCATGGAAGCAAGGACTTCTCCTGTGTTTTTCGCCATTACTTCTCTGGTTCTGATGAATGTTAG
- the LOC113291884 gene encoding uncharacterized protein LOC113291884 → MAPRGANFTTEEDTTICRIHLAISQDSATGTDQPERLLWSRIKAKLEEALPCKPKRTWTSIQSRFQGISREVSLYSAKVLEVDGEYHSGSNEVLKVEEIRKRFKESNGNKKFKHEECYEILKDSIKYSGRSTFVFDSAQQMEDSQSGEENANIEETIPGESNDDLDIGDIENTRKRQLGKKASKQLKKTGREKSNAQEEMLEDIIKEQQSFNAHYKAQSLMKMRQRQAEFEAIQAKSSAKQAMQEKLDLKKEADDDLAIMLKDVSALDPVTREYFELRKMEILQRKRNQS, encoded by the exons ATGGCACCACGCGGTGCCAATTTTACAACAGAAGAAGATACAACGATATGTAGAATCCATTTAGCCATATCTCAAGATTCTGCTACCGGAACCGATCAACCAGAAAGATTATTATGGAGTCGGATCAAAGCTAAGCTGGAAGAAGCCCTGCCTTGTAAACCGAAACGTACTTGGACTTCTATCCAGAGTcgatttcagggaataagtaGAGAGGTTTCACTTTATTCTGCAAAAGTGTTGGAAGTTGATGGTGAATATCATAGTGGCTCGAATGAAGTCTTGAAG GTTGAAGAGATAAGAAAGCGATTCAAAGAAAGTAATGGtaacaaaaaatttaagcacgaagagtgctacgaaATTCTAAAAGATAGTATCAAATATTCAGGACGGTCGACGTTTGTGTTTGATTCAGCCCAACAAATGGAAGATTCTCAGAGTGGTGAGGAAAACGCTAATATTGAGGAAACAATTCCAGGCGAGTCCAATGATGATCTAGATATTGGAGATATAGAGAACACACGTAAGCGTCAGTTGGGGAAGAAAGCATCGAAACAActaaagaaaacagggagagaaaAATCCAATGCCCAGGAGGAAATGCTAGAGGATATAATTAAGGAGCAACAAAGTTTCAATGCTCATTACAAAGCACAATCACTAATGAAGATGAGACAGAGACAAGCTGAGTTTGAAGCAATACAAGCTAAGTCTTCGGCGAAACAAGCTATGCAAGAAAAACTCGATTTAAAGAAAGAAGCGGACGATGACTTAGCCATAATGTTGAAGGATGTCTCTGCATTGGACCCTGTAACAAGagagtacttcgaacttcgaaagaTGGAAATACTACAACgcaaaagaaaccaatcttaa